Proteins encoded by one window of Oenanthe melanoleuca isolate GR-GAL-2019-014 chromosome 20, OMel1.0, whole genome shotgun sequence:
- the C20H20orf204 gene encoding uncharacterized protein C20orf204 homolog gives MGRVGWDSRPGHGALPGGPGLPPPRGPGLGRRRCRVPSPPTVEPSSNRGARRSGTGPDRAPGTAGTAAGAAPAGLHALPWQIFPRVLSCAVLLLLLVAVLSRGRRCSIARILRQYRAVIFHEIHNLRNLTGSVYRSGRAGPACRSDKDHKILLSIYNISMSLREVGAGSLQGPEELAVWRVARNTNFVLRENCRKISKSPPRSIPAPPRPRAPGRRRKQLRELGRRAERLATCWEKLNALHAPRQAPWDS, from the exons ATGGGACGCGTGGGTTGGGATTCCCGG cccggGCACGGCGCGCTGCCGGGGGGGCCGGGGCTGCCTCCCCCgcgggggccggggctgggccggCGGCGGTGCCGTGTCCCGTCCCCTCCCACCGTGGAGCCAAGTTCAAACCGCGGGGCCCGGCGCAGCGGGACGGGGCCGGACCGGGCTCCCGGCACCGCCGGCACCGCCGCAGGGGCCGCGCCCGCGGGGCTCCATG cccttccctggcagaTTTTCCCCCGGGTGCTCTCCTGTgctgttctgctgctcctgctggtggccgtgctgagcagaggcaggaggtgcAGCATCGCCAGAATCCTGCGGCAGTACCGCGCCGTCATCTTCCATGAGATCCACAACCTG agaaaCCTGACTGGGTCGGTGTACAGGAGTGGGAGGGCTGGGCCCGCTTGTCGTTCAGACAAG GACCACAAGATCCTGCTGTCCATCTACAACATCAGCATGTCCCTGCGGGAGGTGGGGGCCGGCAGCCTGCAGGGCCCTGAGGAGCTGGCGGTCTGGAGGGTGGCCAGGAACACCAACTTCGTGCTCCGGGAGAACTGCAGGAAAATCAGCAAG AGCCCCCCGCGCAGCatccccgccccgccgcgcccgcggGCCCCCGGCcgcaggaggaagcagctgcgGGAGCTCGGCAGGAGGGCGGAGAGGCTGGCGACCTGCTGGGAGAAGCTCAATGCCCTGCACGCGCCCCGCCAGGCGCCCTGGGACTCGTAG